One region of Culex pipiens pallens isolate TS chromosome 2, TS_CPP_V2, whole genome shotgun sequence genomic DNA includes:
- the LOC120412482 gene encoding troponin C-like isoform X1, with the protein MTAKTRRTSSIAIVDEDEEQRLIIMRKAFQMFDTTKSGLIETVKISTILNTLGQQFDEGELQDLIDEEDPDNTGKVNFDGFANIASNFLIEEEDAEAMQQELKEAFRLYDREGNGYITTSTLKEILAALDDKLSSEDLDGIIQEIDTDGSGTVDFDEFMEMMTGE; encoded by the exons ATGACTGCAAAAACGCGTCGAACCAGCAGCATCGCGATTGTCGAT GAAGATGAGGAGCAACGGTTGATCATCATGCGCAAGGCGTTCCAGATGTTCGACACGACCAAGAGCGGCCTGATCGAGACGGTCAAGATCTCGACGATCCTGAACACGCTCGGCCAGCAGTTTGACGAGGGCGAACTGCAGGACCTGATCGACGAGGAGGACCCGGACAACACGGGGAAGGTCAACTTCGATGGGTTCGCCAACATTGCCTCCAACTTCCTGATAGAGGAGGAGGACGCGGAAGCGATGCAGCAGGAGTTGAAGGAGGCGTTCCGGTTGTACGATCGCGAGGGCAACGGTTACATTACCACAAG tACACTGAAGGAGATCTTGGCCGCCCTGGACGACAAGCTGTCGAGCGAGGACCTGGACGGAATCATCCAGGAAATCGATACCGACGGTTCCGGCACTGTTGATTTCGATG AATTCATGGAGATGATGACCGGAGAATAA
- the LOC120412482 gene encoding troponin C-like isoform X2 — MEDEEQRLIIMRKAFQMFDTTKSGLIETVKISTILNTLGQQFDEGELQDLIDEEDPDNTGKVNFDGFANIASNFLIEEEDAEAMQQELKEAFRLYDREGNGYITTSTLKEILAALDDKLSSEDLDGIIQEIDTDGSGTVDFDEFMEMMTGE, encoded by the exons atg GAAGATGAGGAGCAACGGTTGATCATCATGCGCAAGGCGTTCCAGATGTTCGACACGACCAAGAGCGGCCTGATCGAGACGGTCAAGATCTCGACGATCCTGAACACGCTCGGCCAGCAGTTTGACGAGGGCGAACTGCAGGACCTGATCGACGAGGAGGACCCGGACAACACGGGGAAGGTCAACTTCGATGGGTTCGCCAACATTGCCTCCAACTTCCTGATAGAGGAGGAGGACGCGGAAGCGATGCAGCAGGAGTTGAAGGAGGCGTTCCGGTTGTACGATCGCGAGGGCAACGGTTACATTACCACAAG tACACTGAAGGAGATCTTGGCCGCCCTGGACGACAAGCTGTCGAGCGAGGACCTGGACGGAATCATCCAGGAAATCGATACCGACGGTTCCGGCACTGTTGATTTCGATG AATTCATGGAGATGATGACCGGAGAATAA